TAATCATCAACACCAAGCTCCGATACAGCGTATTTAATGGCCCCCATGGTGCCCAGCTTTTCTTCTTCACTCATCGTCTCCTCCACAATGAGTTCAGCATTGTTCTTTTCAGCCCAGTCCCTGAAATGCTTCTCAAAGAACTTGTTGGTGGACACGTAAACCTCAAGACCCAGATCCCTCGTTTTTTCAAGGATGTAATCGATGATATACCTATCCCCAACAGGTAAAAGCGGCTTTGGCCTGGCCTTTGTGATCGGCCACAAACGAGTGGCATAGCCGCCGGCCATTATCAAAACTTTCATGGCATTCCCCCGGATTCTGACTGTTGAAAAGCTATTTAACCCTATCGGCGGGAAGTCCCTTCCAAAAAGGGAGGGGATGAGAGCCGAAAAGATTATATGGTTCTCTGCTAAAAAACACGTGGAGCAGGTGAAATGCTGAGCTACAGATACCGCTTATATCCATCAAAAACAATCCAGACAAGGCTGAATGAGCAGCTTGGACTATGCAGATGGCTCTACAACAGATTATTGTATGAACTAAATAAGGCAAGGAAACAAGGGAGAAAAATTACCCAGAAGGACACCCAATCCCGGATCGTGGAATTAAAGAAAGAGGAGAAACCAGAGCTGAAAAAAGTTTATTCCAAGGTTCTGCAGATGGTGAATTATCAGCTCTGGTCGAACATCAAAGCGTTATCCAGATTGAAGAAGAATGGAAAGAAGATCGGTAAGCTCCGCTATAAAACCGGAAATTCCTTCAAGACTCTTAACTTCAATCAATCAGGATTTAAAATTGAAAATAATAAATTGATTCTTTCCAAGGTAAGAGCAATTCCCATCAAAGTTCATCGCAAAATTGAAGGTAAGATTAAAGGGGTGATAATAAAAAGAGAAAAATCCGGGAAGTGGTATGCTATTTTCCAGGTAGAGGATGAACCCAAACCATTACCGAAAACCGGTAAAGCTATTGGAATTGACGTTGGCTTAAGATACTTCTCAACAGATTCTGACGGGAGACAAATTGAGAACCCACGATTTTACGAGAAAACCCTGAAAAGGATAAGAAAACTCCAGAAAGACTTATCAAGGAAAAAGAAGGGCTCCAAAAATTGGGAGAAATGCAGAATCAAGCTTGCTAAAACCTATGAGAAGCTTGTAAATCAGCGTGATGATTTCCTCCACAAGCTTTCAAGATTTTACGTGAATAATTACGACGTCATAGTAGTTGAGAATCTGAAAATAAGGAACATGGTTAAAAACCATCGGTTAAGCTCTAAGATACTGGATGCCTCCTGGGGCAAATTCCTTCAGATGCTGTCCTACAAGGCTGAGAGAGCTGGTAGGATACTTCTGAAGGTGAACCCGAGGGACACTTCAGAAGGATTAACATTCGACGATCCTTGCAGAGACTTTATTTCAGCTAATAGAATACTGGCAAGGGGGCTGGGACGGCCCTTTCAGCCTGTGGAGGGGAGACCTCTACTCCTCGTTACTGCTCTGGCAGTGATTGAGGGGCAAGTTTCCTCAATGAAGCAGGAAGCCCCTTGCGTAAGCGAGGGGTAGTTCACATTCTTTGTCATAGTAATCTTGGTGGTAAAATGAAAATCATAGTAACCTCGGTGGTGATAAAATGAAAATCCTCGTAACGGGCGGTGCTGGCTTCATAGGTTCTCACCTCGTCGACAGACTTATGGAAGAGGGCCACGAGGTCAGGGTTCTTGACGATTTAAGTGCGGGAGATATGAAGAACGTTGAAAGATGGCTTGGCAACGGGAACTTTGAATTCATTAAGGGGGATATGAGGGATCCTGAAATCGTGAGAAAGAGCATCCGAGGGGTGGATGCCGTTTTCCACCTCGCGGCAAATCCCGAGGTGAGGATCGGGTCCCAAAGCCCTCAGCTCTTATACGAAACCAACGTATTAATCACCTACAATTTGCTCGAGGCGATGAGAAAAGAGGGGGTTAAGATACTAACCTTCACTTCCTCATCAACGGTCTATGGCGACGCCAAGAAACTCCCCACTCCAGAGGATTACGCACCCCTAGAGCCGATAAGCGTCTACGGCGGTGCAAAGCTCGCCGCAGAGGCGTTGATAAGCGGTTACGCCCACACCTTCGGCTTCAGGGCCCTCGTGTTCCGCCTTGCCAACATAATAGGGGAGCGCTCAAACCACGGGGTTATATACGACTTCATCAACAAGCTCCGCAGAAACCCTGAGGAGCTTGAGATTCTGGGCGACGGAACGCAGAGGAAGAGTTACCTCCACGTGAGCGATACCGTCGAGGGCATGCTCCACATCTTCGAGCACTTCAGAAAAGGCGGGAGAACCTTCGACGTCTACAACCTCGGCAACGAGGACTGGATAACGGTTACGGAGATAGCGGAGCTGGTGAGCGAGGCGATGGGACTCAGGCCGAAGTTCCGCTTCACCGGTGGCGTCGACGGCGGAAGGGGATGGAAAGGTGACGTCAAGATTATGCTCTTAAGCATAGAGAAGGCAAAAGAAACCGGCTGGAGGCCGAGGATGAACAGCTACGAAGCCGTGAGGAGAACCCTCAGGGAGCTCCTGAAAAGCGTTTGAGGAGGCACCAAAAACTTTTTAAACCCTCCAGGCTCTCTAATCTCGGACGCGCCCCGGTGGTGTAGCCCGGTCAATCATGCGGGACTCTCGATCCCGCGACCCGGGTTCAAATCCCGGCCGGGGCACCAATTCTTAAGGGCCCGTGGCTCAGCCTGGTCAGAGCGCCCGCCTGATAAGCGGGAGGTCCGGGGTTCGAAGCCCCGCGGGCCCACCAGCCCCTTGTTCAATCTTCAGCACATTCATGAAAAAATTTTCATCATTATGTCAACATTTTTAAATCCCGAGCCCGTTAGGGGCATGAGCACCCGGGCTTCCTCCTCAAAAAACCCTTTCTTTAAAAGCTTTTTAAATGCAGCAAATGCCACTGCGGAAGTTGATTCCACCAAAAAGCCCATTGAAAGCAGTTCCTCCCATGCATCTCTGGTCTCCCTCTCGTTCACCGATACCACGGTGCCTCTCGTCTCCCTGATCGCCCTCTTCATCTGCACCTTCCTTGGAGGTTCTGGAATGGCAATTCCTTCCGCAAGCGTGTTCTTCTCATTGCCCCTTTCCATTAAACTTTCAAAACCTTCTGCCTGAACTGCTATAAGCTTCGGGATTCTCTTTAATTTCCCAAGCCTCTGAAGTTCTCTAAACCCCTTGTGTGCGCCCAAAAGCAAAGTGCCACTTCCCGCAGGGATAATCGCATAATCGAATTCCCCGCCTTCTTCAAATGCCTCATATGCAAAGGTTTTGGTTCCATCCAGAAAATACGGGTTGTACCAGTGAGACACGTAAACCCCTTCCCTGAATTCCTTAGCCCTCTCATGTGCCTCCATTCTGGAACCATCCACTTCATGGATCTCCGCTTTCAAGAGCCTCAGGAGTTTCTTTTTACCTTCACTCGTGCTCTTGGGTATGAAGACGTGCACTTTGATTCCTTCGCTTCTTCCAAAGAGGGCAAGGCTTATTGCAGCATTTCCGGATGAGTCGAGGCTGACCTCCTTTATCCCCTCCTCCTTCAGCTTTGCGATGGTTACGTAGGTCCCCCTGTCCTTGAATGAACCGCTGGGCATCAGGTATTCAAGCTTGAAGGCGACCCTGACCCATTTGAATGTCCTTTCTGTAATGGGCGTTATTGGAGGGGTAAGGGAGGGTGCAAACTCCTCTTTCATTGCCAGAAGGTTTAGATATCTTCTGATATCCACATGCTCTTTCTTCAGGAGACTCTCGAAAGGTTCTTCGAATTCGTGGATGACATCAAGGATTCCCCCGCAATCGCACTTCAGGCGGAAAACATCCGGATAGGTCGCATTGCAAATCTGACACTTCAACATATCCCATCGGGAGAGAGAACTACTTCAAAGTATTTAAAAATTGGGATTCTCCCGGGCATACTGTCAGGATAAGCAGTAGGGCGTTAGGTTTAAGTTTCTAACAATACTTCAGAAAAAGAGGGAGAACATGAAGGCTAAAACCATTATTTACTGGATAATTTCAGCCTTAAAACCTTTTCGTAGGAACAAAATCCCGGTAGAAAAGAAAATCAGGGCAATTATACTTGCGAGGCCTCAGTTACAGGCAAGCCGGAAGAATACTGGAAATCAGCCACACAACACTGAAAGGTTCAAAAACTCGCAGAAGCGGAGGCTGGTTCAGGACTGTTAAGGAGCAAGCTGGAATAATTTCAGGGGTGGCGGAAGGTTCACAGGTTTGTTTTTCTGTTTGCTTTCTGGTATAATTTTTGTTAGTGCCCTCAAGTCGACCACCTGGTGATGTCGCTGAATGGCTTCAGGAGGAGATGCCCCGGTTATCCTGACAGTATGGCCAGGACCCGGAGAAAGCTTTATAAACCGACCCCCTCAACCCATCGTGGTTAAAAAACCACCTTTCTCGGAGGTGTTGGCAGTGGAACCCGAATTCAAGGTACCCGTGTGCACATCATGTGGGAAGGAGATAACCCCGAGGGAGCACGCCACCCATTTCGTCTGCCCGAACTGCGGCGAGGAGATAATCTGGCGTTGCGAATCCTGCAGGGTATTAGCAGTCCCCTACAAATGCCCCAAGTGTGGCTGGGAGGGGCCTTAAACGGGAGGTGAAATGAATGGCTGACTTCAATCTCGTTGGCGTTATAAAGGTAATGCCCACCGACCCGGACGTAAACCTCGATGAGCTTGAGGAGAAGCTCAAGGCCGTTATCCCCGAAAAGTTCGGCCTCGCCAAGGTCGAGAGGGAACCCATAGCCTTTGGACTCGTTGCCCTTAAGTTCTACGTCCTCGGAAGGGACGAAGAGGGCTACTCCTACGACGAGGTCGCCGAACTTTTCAGGAAAGTTGAGAACGTTGAGAGTGCGGAAGTCGAGACCGTTTCAAGGATCTGACTTCCTCTTCTTTTTATCAAGGTAAAAAGAAAGATCAAAGCTCCAGAGTGAGCTTCGGCCTTTTCCAGTCGTCGAGAATCGAGCGGAGTTCCTCGTTCTCCACCATTGAATAAAGCCCCTCGAGACGCTCCCGGGCTTTCTCATCCCCGGCCTTCCATCTGGCAAGTTCCCCGAGGGCCCTGAAGAAGTAGGCCGTATCGTCCTCAAAGAGCTCCGCAAAGGCCTCCATATTTTCTGCCACCGTTTCGTAGCTTCCCTCGTTGAAGAGTCCTTCAATGAACTCGAGGAGCGTGTTGAAGACGAGGTCGAAAACGTCATCCCCAAGGTTTATGGCCTTCAGAAGGGCATCGCGGATGGATCTGAAAGCCTTTTTGTAATCCTCCCTTCCCGCGAATATCTCGGCCTCCACGAGCCTCGCGTTGACCTCCACCTCGTCGTCCCTCGGGTTCCTGAGGACCTCCCCTATGAGCTTCTCTGCGGTATCGTAATCCCCGAGCTCGTAGTGAAAGTGCGCCAGATCAAGGAGGCTTATCATGCCGTTCCTCGTGTCGTTGAGCCTCTCAAAGATCTCCCTTGCCCGGTTCATGAGCTCAACGGCCCTCTCCGTCTCCCCCAGCTCGTCGTAGTTCACCGCCATGTTGGCGAGCGTCAGCCCGATCTCCCTTTCGTTCTTCAGGACCTCTTCCTCGAGCTTTAGCAGTTCCTCGTAGGTCTCAAGAGCCTTCTCCGGCATACCGAAGTGCTCGTAGGCATCCGCCAGATAGTAGAGGGCTGTAGCGTATTCCTCGGGATCGCTCTTCTTCCCATCGGCTATGCGTTTGTAGAGCCCTATTCCCCTCTCCGTATCACCGAGGTGGTCGTAAACGTGGGCCACCTCGTGCGCCAAATCGTAGGGGTCATCACACTCAACGAGCACCCCTTCGAGTCTCTCAAGCTCCTTTCTGAGTTCTTCCTCGTCCTCGATGCCCTCGATGTAATCGTCGAACAGTTCGAGGAGCTTCTCACAGTCCTTCTCGTTTAAGGCCTCCTTCCAGAGGGTTCCAGCATCGCTCATCACCATCACCACTCCGACTTCGCGAAGGGGGTTAAATGGTTACCGAAAAATTTATAAATAGTCTAAAGGAATGATAAATCGAGCATACCGATGGTAACTAAAAGCCCTCCTTAGGGTAAACCAAAAAACGGAGGGGGTGAGGGGAGATGGCCCAGCTCGCGGGACAGCCGGTTGTTATTCTGCCTGAGGGGACCCAGAGGTACGTTGGAAAGGACGCCCAGAGGCTGAACATCCTCGCGGCAAGAATAATAGCCGAAACCGTCAGAACAACCCTCGGACCCAAAGGAATGGACAAAATGCTCGTAGACAGCCTCGGAGACATCGTAATCACCAACGACGGCGCCACAATCCTCGACGAAATGGACATCCAGCACCCGGCTGCAAAAATGATGGTTGAAATCGCCAAAACCCAGGACAAAGAAGCCGGCGACGGAACCACAACAGCCGTCGTCATAGCCGGCGAACTTTTGAAAAAGGCCGAAGAACTACTCGACCAGAACATCCACCCAAGCATAATCATCAAAGGTTACACAATGGCCGCCGAGAAAGCCCAAAAAATACTCGACAACATGGCCAAGAAGGTAACCCCCGACGACGAGAAAACCCTGAAGAACATAGCCATGACCGCAATCACCGGCAAGACCGCTGAGGAGGAAAAGGAGTACCTTGCAAAAATTGCCGTTGAGGCCGTTAAGCAGGTTGCGGAGAAGGACGGTGAAACTTACAGGGTGGACATCGACAACATCAAACTCGAGAAGAAAGAGGGCGGAAGCATCAGGGACACCAAGCTCATCCGCGGTGTCGTCGTAGACAAGGAAGTGGTCCACCCGGGAATGCCCAAGAGAGTTAAGAACGCCCGGATTGCCCTCATAAACGAGGCCCTCGAGGTCAAGGAGACCGAAACGGACGCAGAGATAAGGATCACAAGTCCGGACCAGCTTCAGGCGTTCCTTGAGCAGGAGGAGCGCATGCTGAGGGAGATGGTTGAGAAGATCAAGGATGCTGGGGCGAACGTCCTCTTCGTCCAGAAGGGTATTGATGACCTCGCCCAGCACTACCTCGCCAAGTACGGCATCCTTGCAGTAAGGCGCGTTAAGAAGAGCGACATGGAGAAGCTCGCTAAGGCAACCGGGGCAAAGATAGTTACGAACGTCCGCGACCTCACCAGCGACGACCTCGGTGAGGCCGAGCTTGTCGAAGAGCGCAAGGTTGCTGGAGAAAACATGATCTTCGTTGAGGGCTGCAAGAACCCGAAGGCCGTCACCATACTCATCAGGGGCGGAACGGAGCACGTTATTGACGAGGTTGAGAGGGCCCTCGAGGATGCCATAAAGGTCACGAAGGACGTCATGGAGGACGGTGCCATCCTCCCGGCGGGCGGTGCGAGCGAGATTGAGCTCGCCATTAGACTCGACGAGTACGCGAAGGAAGTCGGCGGCAAGGAAGCCCTCGCCATCGAAGCCTTTGCAGAGGCAATCAAGGTTATCCCGAAGACGCTGGCAGAGAATGCAGGGCTTGACCCGATAGAAGTGCTCGTTAAGGTGGTGAGCGAGCACAAGGAGAAGGGGCCGAACGTTGGCATTGACGTGTTCGAGGGCGAGCCGGCCGACATGATGGAGCGCGGCGTCATAGCACCCCTCAGGGTTCCCAAGCAGGCCATCAAGAGCGCCAGCGAAGCAGCAATAATGATCCTCAGAATCGACGACGTAATAGCCGCCAGCAAGCCCGAGAAGGAGAATGAAGGGGGCAGGGGAGGAAGCGAGAACTTCGGAAGCGATTTTGAGTGAACCTCTGATTTCTTCTCCCTTTGACGTTTTTTCTCCCGCAGGGGTCGTCTTCAGGGTTTCTGAGGGGTCAGCCCGGCCATCGCCTCCTCCAGCTTCCTGAGCTTCCCCTTAAAGCGCCTTACCTGGGAGTTGGCGATTCCGACTATTCTCTCGATGTAGGCTCCATCCACCCAGAGTTTTCCCTTTTCCCCGAGGGGAACGTCCATCCTCTCCGTGGAGCGTATCTCAACGAGGAGTTTTCTGTGGCTGACGCTCTTTATGTTCGAGTACTTGAAGCCGAGGCCTATGGACAGGTTGAGCAGCCTAACGGCATCCTCCATGCTCCTCGCAGCGACGTGCAGAATTGGACTCCTCACTAAGAACCACAGCTGGCCCCTCCGGTGCTTTTCAATGGCTTCAAACACTTCATCAGTGGTAACCTCGCGGTGCCACTTGCCGAGCCAGACCGAGTTCACCTTGTCGCCGAAGTAGGGCATCTCCATAACCGAGATCCTTCCGGAGCAGGAGGAGGTCGTGAAGTAGTTATCCAGCGAGTTGATCCGCTCGAGGAGACCCACAATGTCCCCGTCCACCTCCCCCCGCTCCAGTGCCTCCCTTAAGCTTTGCATGGCCTTCCTTTTCTGCTCCTCAAAGTTCTCCGTGTAGAGCAACACGCCTCACACCCCCTTCACCAAAGCCCGCGTGCTCAACCGCTATGTGGACGTAATCAAATCGGCACCGACGAAGGTTCCTCTCTCCCTCACGAAATCCAGCAGTCGCCTGTAGGTGGGATGCGCGCTCAGGGTTGCCGAATCCCCCACCATTACGAGCTTCCTTTTGGCTCTGGTCAGCGAGACGTTTAGCCTCCTGAGGTCCTTCAGGAAACCAAGCTCCCCGCGGGAATTGGACCTTACGAAGGAAAGAACGATGGCCTCCTTCTCCCTCCCCTGGTAGCCGTCGACCGTCTTCACCTCGATCTCCTCGGGAAGGAGGGACTCCAGAAGGTCGCGCTGGTCATCGTAGGGCGTTATGACGCCAATCCAGCCCGGATCAGCCCCGAGTTTTAGCAGCTGCTCAACGGTTTCCTTCACGATCCCGGCTTCCAGCGGGTTCTCCCTGCTATCGCTGCCCCTTCTCCTCCTCTCGAAGCGGTTCTCCATCCCTGAAGTGTCGATGAAGACCAGCACGTTCTCCGGCTTCAGAACCTCCACCCATTGGCCTTCGGGTTCCTTGATCCCGAGGTCGGTGAGGGTTATGTCCCTGACGCTCGCGTCCGCCTTCACCTTTCCTCCGTAGAACTCCCGGCTCGGGAACTCCATGAGCCTTTCGTTCATCCTGTACTGGACCTCCAGCATCTCGCTCTTCCACGGGTACCTCTCGATGAGCCCCTCGAAAAGGGTTCTGGAGAGCTCCCTCGCCCCCTCGCTGAGTATGGTCGGGGGCAGCTGTCTGTGGTCCCCCGCCAGAACGAACCTCTTCGCCCGGTTTATGGGAATCAGAACGCTCGGGATGGTCGCCTGCGTTGCCTCGTCCACCACCGCAACGTCGTAGGATGCGCCCACGACCTCCAGAGCGGCCGAGGAATTGGTCGTCAGAACAACGTCCGCCCCCTCTATTATATCCCTCGCTATCCTCTCCTCGAGCTTCAGGGCATCGTCAAAGGTCTTTCTAACCAGTTCGTTGAGCCTGATCCATTCCGCCATCTCCCGGACGGTTCTGGCCGGGATTCCCCTTATTCCAATCCCTCTGGAGGCGAGCTTCAGGATCTGGTCGTCGCTCAGACCCCTCCTGTACCTCGGGGCGGGTCTGGTGAAAGAATCCCTCCTCTCCTTCAGCTTCTGGAGGTTCTCCCTGAGTTCCCTCAGCTCCCCGTACAGCTCGTGCCGGGTCATCAGATAGGCCAGAGTGGTCTCCTGCAGGCCCCTCGATACCCTGCTCGGGTGTCCGACGCGTACGACGTTAACGCCCGACGAAAAGAGCCTCTCCACGAGGTTGTCCACCGCCACGTTGCTCTCCGCGGTTGCCAGAACCCTGCTTCCCCTCTCGACCTCCTCCACTATGAGCTCCGCGAGGGTTCTGGTCTTCCCGGTTCCGAAGGGCCCGTGGATGAGGAAGAAATCCGGACTGCCCAGCGCCTTTGAGATCGCCCGCCTCTGGCTCTCGTTCAGGTTCCGGTCGCGGGGCCTTAGTTCGATCGCAGAGCCCTCCTCAGGTTCCCTGAGCCCGAGGTAGAGCTCGAGCGCCTTCAACCCGGTCTCGCCGGGGTTTTCAAGGTTCTCCATCCACCTCCTGAAGGTCACGTCGTTGGCGTAGAGGTCCACCCGAACGCCCTTCAGGGCCCACCCCGGAACGTTTTCCAGCGCAACCGTTAGAAACCGCTTCCCCTTCTCAACGACGGTTCCCACGAGGTCGCTCTTCAGCGGGTTTCCCCGGCTCACCACCACGAGGTCGCCGACGCTTATCCCTGTTTTTATCTCACCACCACGCCCGTAACTTACGAGTTTATAGCCGAATTCCTCACCCACGACCTTCCCGTTGAGGCCGAGAATGGCCCTTCCAACCTTTTCCCTCTCCCTTCCGGAGAGCCTCCTCATCTCGGCCCTCATGGATTCTATCTCGGCTTCCCTCTCCATCTCGACGAGCTTCTTCAGGCGATCTATGAATTCCCTCAGTTTTTCGTCCATTTTTGCCCCCGTTGGCGAAAGAGAAACGGTCTTTTAAAAGGTTGAGGGTGGTCAGCCCATGCGAGTTTCCTCATCCTTCGGGCGAAACTTCCCTCATCATCCCACAATGAATGGAGAAGAGAGGTTAAAAAGTTATGTCATCGGATGGCCAGAAGGATGTCCCTGTGGAAGGACCTGAGAGCCTTCCAGTCCCTTTCCTCAACGCTTCCCTTCCACGAGACCCTCCTGTAGAAGCCCTCCAGATCGTCGAGCAGGTAGCTCAGGTACTCCACCCGGGCACCCGAAACCCCGTTGCTCAAAAGCTTCCCCCTCAAAAAGGGCATGACCTCCGACGGCCGGCCGAGAGCGGCCCAGAACAGACCTTCCTTCAGAATCCCGTAGAGCACGTCCTCAAACTCCAATCCAGCGGAGGGTTTGACCCTCCCCCCTTGCCTTTATCGATACCGCTTCCATTGGCGTCACCGGGTTACGGGAGGAGGGCATCGTATTTTAGTGTTTCGGGCGTTTTTTCGTCAATCTGCCGGCCGGTGAGGGAATCGGAGGGGAATTTTGAACGAACGTCAAAGGAACTGACAGGCAGGTTAAAAGATTTATAAGTCCCTCCCCAACTCCGACGGGGGTAAGGATGACGAACGTTGGAATAGTTGGGAGCGGTGCGGCAGGGTTGACTGCTGCGGTAAGCCTCGCGAGGATGGGCTTTGACGTAACCGTCATCGGGCCGGGCGTAAAGGAGAGCAACTCCTACCTTGCTCAGGCGGGTATAGCCCTTCCCATCCTCGACGGCGATTCCGTAAGGGCCCACGTTCTCGACACCATAAGGGCCGGGAGCTACCTCAACGACGAGGAGATCGTCTGGAGCGTGATCTCAAAGGCGAGCGAGGCCTACGGCTTTCTCCGTTCGATAGGGCTTGAGTTCGAGGCCATCCACACCGAGGGCGGTCATTCCTTCAGCCGGGTCTTCACGATAAGGAGCGAGACGGGGAAACACCTGATGAAGGTCTTAAGCCTCGCCGCAAGGGAGGAGGGCGTCCACTTCGTCAGGGGCTTCTCCGAGGAGCTGGCAGTAAAAGAAGGCAAAGCCTACGGCGTCTTCGTCGAAGGAGAGCTCCTGAAGTTCGATGCTACAGTAATAGCCACGGGCGGGTTTTCAGGTCTCTTCAAATACACCGCCGGCTCTCCGTCCAACCTCGGACTGCTCATAGGGGACGCGGTGTTGAAGGGCGCCCCCGCGAGGGATCTGGAGTTCGTCCAGTTCCACCCCACCGGCTACGTCGGTAAAAAGGGCGTCTTCCTCGTCAGCGAGGCGGTCAGGGGTGCGGGGGCAAAGCTCGTAACGGAAAGGGGGGATCGCTTCGTCAACGAGCTCTCCACGAGGGACATCGTGGCGAGGGCCATCTACGAAAAGATAAAGGCCGGCGAAAGGGTCTTCCTTGACGCAACGGGCATAGAGGACTTCAAAAGCAGGTTCCCCCAGATATACGCCTTTCTGAGGAAGGAAGGAATCGATCCTGTCAGAGATCCCATACCCATATCGCCCATCGCCCACTACACGATGGGGGGAACGGCCGTTGACGGCTGGTACAGAACCCGGGTGAGGAACCTGTACGTGGTTGGAGAGGCCATGAGCAACGGTTTTCACGGCGCCAACAGGCTCGCCAGCAACTCCCTTCTCGAGTGCGTTGTTAGCGGGCTCGAGGTTTCGAGGACGATACTCCGGGAGAAACCGAGACTGGATGAGAAACCAGACGTTCCCTATAGCTTCGATTCTCCCGGGGACGTTGAGTCCATACGGGAGATCCTCTGGGAGCACGCTGGCATCGTGAGGAACGCCCGGACCCTTAGGGAGGGCCTGAAAAGGCTCAGTTCGGTCGAGGCGGATCCAAGGTTGAAGTTGCTCGCCAGAGGGGTTCTCGAGTGCGCCCTCGCCAGAGAGGAGAGCAGGGGCGCCCACTACAGGGAGGACTTCCCCCTCATGAGGAAAACCTTCCTGAGACCGAGCTTCTTTGACGGGAGATGCCACCTCTGATTTTTAATTTTGCATGCGCGTGACTTCAGCTGATTATATGAAGGTTTTTATAGTCCTCCGGATAGTGTCTCATGGGTGGATGAGGCATGGAAGAACTCGTGAGGGAGATCGAGAGGTTAAAGGAAGAGAGAAACGCGATAATCCTAGCCCACAACTACCAGCTGCCGGAGGTTCAGGACGTGGCGGATTTCCTCGGGGACAGCCTCGAACTCGCGAGGAAGGCCACCAGGGTGGACGCCGACGTGATAGTCTTCGCGGGCGTTGACTTCATGGCCGAAACCGCTAAGATCCTCAACCCGGACAAAACCGTTCTCCTGCCCGTTAGAGGGGCCACGTGCGCGATGGCCAACATGCTGAAGGTCGAGCACATCCTCGAGGCAAGGAAGCGCTATCCGAACGCCCCCGTGGTTCTCTACGTGAACACGACGGCCGAAGCCAAAGCTCACGCCGACGTCACGGTTACGTCTGCCAACGCCGCAGAGATCGTGGAGAAGCTCGATGCCGACACGGTCATCTTCGGGCCCGATAACAATCTGGCCTACTACGTGGCAAAGAGGACCGGAAAGAGGATCATCCCGATCCCGGAAGGAGGGCACTGCTACGTTCACAGGAAGTTCACCCTTGAGGATGTTGAGAGGGCCAGAAGGCTTTACCCAAAGGCAAAGCTCATGGTTCACCCCGAATGTGAGCCGGAGGTGCAGGAGGAGGCGGACCTGATAGTCTCCACCGGAGGAATGGTCAGAAACGCGTGCCAGCACGACGAATGGGTCGTCTTCACGGAGAGGGAAATGTGCTACCGCCTGCAGAAGCTCTATCCGGGCAAGAAGTTCCACCCGGCGAGGGAAGATGCCTTCTGCATAGGAATGAAGGCCATAACGCTCAGGCACCTCTACGAGTCTCTTAGAGATATGAAGCACAGGGTTGAAGTTCCCGGGGAAATCGCCGGGAAGGCCAGAAGGGCCATAGAGAGGATGCTGGAGATGAGCGGTTGAGGTTTTAGGGGTGATGGCAATGGTTTCCCTTAACTATCTCCTGCGCTTCATCGAGGAGGACGCACCCTTCGGGGACGTCACGAGCGAGGCGGTAATCCCGGAGGGAACTAAAGCCAGAGCGGTCGTAATAGCCAGACAGAGCGGGGTTATAGCGGGTATCGAGGAGGCGAAGGCCCTTTTCGAGCACTTCGGGGTTAACGTAGATGCTAAAAAGCGCGACGGCGAGGAGGTGGAGAAGGGCGACGTTATCCTCGAGCTCCGCGGGGATGCAAGAAAGATACTGCTCGTCGAGAGGACCGCTCTGAA
The window above is part of the Thermococcus sp. P6 genome. Proteins encoded here:
- a CDS encoding NAD-dependent epimerase/dehydratase family protein, producing MKILVTGGAGFIGSHLVDRLMEEGHEVRVLDDLSAGDMKNVERWLGNGNFEFIKGDMRDPEIVRKSIRGVDAVFHLAANPEVRIGSQSPQLLYETNVLITYNLLEAMRKEGVKILTFTSSSTVYGDAKKLPTPEDYAPLEPISVYGGAKLAAEALISGYAHTFGFRALVFRLANIIGERSNHGVIYDFINKLRRNPEELEILGDGTQRKSYLHVSDTVEGMLHIFEHFRKGGRTFDVYNLGNEDWITVTEIAELVSEAMGLRPKFRFTGGVDGGRGWKGDVKIMLLSIEKAKETGWRPRMNSYEAVRRTLRELLKSV
- a CDS encoding RNA-guided endonuclease TnpB family protein, which gives rise to MLSYRYRLYPSKTIQTRLNEQLGLCRWLYNRLLYELNKARKQGRKITQKDTQSRIVELKKEEKPELKKVYSKVLQMVNYQLWSNIKALSRLKKNGKKIGKLRYKTGNSFKTLNFNQSGFKIENNKLILSKVRAIPIKVHRKIEGKIKGVIIKREKSGKWYAIFQVEDEPKPLPKTGKAIGIDVGLRYFSTDSDGRQIENPRFYEKTLKRIRKLQKDLSRKKKGSKNWEKCRIKLAKTYEKLVNQRDDFLHKLSRFYVNNYDVIVVENLKIRNMVKNHRLSSKILDASWGKFLQMLSYKAERAGRILLKVNPRDTSEGLTFDDPCRDFISANRILARGLGRPFQPVEGRPLLLVTALAVIEGQVSSMKQEAPCVSEG
- a CDS encoding pyridoxal-phosphate dependent enzyme; protein product: MLKCQICNATYPDVFRLKCDCGGILDVIHEFEEPFESLLKKEHVDIRRYLNLLAMKEEFAPSLTPPITPITERTFKWVRVAFKLEYLMPSGSFKDRGTYVTIAKLKEEGIKEVSLDSSGNAAISLALFGRSEGIKVHVFIPKSTSEGKKKLLRLLKAEIHEVDGSRMEAHERAKEFREGVYVSHWYNPYFLDGTKTFAYEAFEEGGEFDYAIIPAGSGTLLLGAHKGFRELQRLGKLKRIPKLIAVQAEGFESLMERGNEKNTLAEGIAIPEPPRKVQMKRAIRETRGTVVSVNERETRDAWEELLSMGFLVESTSAVAFAAFKKLLKKGFFEEEARVLMPLTGSGFKNVDIMMKIFS
- a CDS encoding elongation factor 1-beta, with the translated sequence MADFNLVGVIKVMPTDPDVNLDELEEKLKAVIPEKFGLAKVEREPIAFGLVALKFYVLGRDEEGYSYDEVAELFRKVENVESAEVETVSRI
- a CDS encoding zinc finger domain-containing protein; translated protein: MLAVEPEFKVPVCTSCGKEITPREHATHFVCPNCGEEIIWRCESCRVLAVPYKCPKCGWEGP
- a CDS encoding lipopolysaccharide assembly protein LapB → MSDAGTLWKEALNEKDCEKLLELFDDYIEGIEDEEELRKELERLEGVLVECDDPYDLAHEVAHVYDHLGDTERGIGLYKRIADGKKSDPEEYATALYYLADAYEHFGMPEKALETYEELLKLEEEVLKNEREIGLTLANMAVNYDELGETERAVELMNRAREIFERLNDTRNGMISLLDLAHFHYELGDYDTAEKLIGEVLRNPRDDEVEVNARLVEAEIFAGREDYKKAFRSIRDALLKAINLGDDVFDLVFNTLLEFIEGLFNEGSYETVAENMEAFAELFEDDTAYFFRALGELARWKAGDEKARERLEGLYSMVENEELRSILDDWKRPKLTLEL